AAATACGCTGTGGCCGCTTGCGCGCAGCAGGTGATTTCTCTCAGAGAGCTTCAATATCTACCTTTCACAAACCGTGAATACACGGCAATAAACGCGAAATCTAAAATGCGCGAATATTCGCGTGCATTCGCGGTTTTAAAAATGAGGTTGAAAAGGATGTAATTCAAATTTAACCGGACGCTTTCGATTTTAAGTTGGTTCATAACCCGGCGGCGCTCATTTCCGGTCGCCGTTTTTACCTCGAATTCCCGGCGACATTCGCCGCTTCAAAAATCATCTCATTTCAGGAGTAACCTATGCGTTGGCAAATGGGCCGGCGTAGTGAAAACGTCGAAGATTTGCGAGGCGCCGGCGGCAGGATGCGCGGCGGAATGAAAATGGGTTGTGGGACGGTGCTATTGGTTATCATCATATCCTTCCTGTTTGGCCAAAATCCGCTGCAGTTGCTCAGCATATTGAGCAACGGCGGCGGGAGCATGTCGCTGCCGCAAAACTATCAACCCACGGCTGAGGAAAATCAGGCTGCGGAATTTGTTTCCGTCATACTTGGCGACATGGAAGACACCTGGCCGTCGTTGTTGCGCCCAATGGGTGTGCCCTATGTGCCGCCGAAACTGGTTTTGTTCTCGGACATGGTGGAGTCCGCGTGCGGTTACGGCTCCGCCGCCTCAGGGCCTTTTTATTGTCCGCCCGATCAAAAAATCTACATCGATTTGAGCTTTTTCAACGAGCTGCACCGCCTGGGCGCGCCCGGCGACTTCGCGCAAGCTTATGTCATCGCGCATGAAGTCGGCCATCACGTGCAAAACCTACTCGGCGTTTCCGACAAAGTGCGGCGCTTGCAGAGCCAGGTCGGCGAAGCCGAAGCCAATGCCTTGTCCGTCATGTTAGAATTACAGGCCGATTGCTACGCCGGCGTCTGGGCATACCACGCCAACCAGCAGCGTCAAGTTTTGGAGCCGGGCGATGTGGAGGAGGGCTTGCGCGCCGCGGCTTCAATCGGCGACGATCGCCTGTTGCGCATGTCCGGCCGCGCGGTGCAACCGGAATCGTTCACGCACGGCAGTTCCGAACAGCGCGCGCAATGGCTGCGCATCGGCTTGACTACTGGCGATTGCGATGAGTGCGACACCTTCGCGCGCATGACGCAGTGAAGTCATGATAGTCAGGTATCATCCCTCCGAAACAACGATAAATATGATGCTAAATTCATGACGGCTTCGTAAACCGCGAACGATT
This region of Cytophagia bacterium CHB2 genomic DNA includes:
- a CDS encoding flagellar biosynthesis protein FlgM; the encoded protein is MRWQMGRRSENVEDLRGAGGRMRGGMKMGCGTVLLVIIISFLFGQNPLQLLSILSNGGGSMSLPQNYQPTAEENQAAEFVSVILGDMEDTWPSLLRPMGVPYVPPKLVLFSDMVESACGYGSAASGPFYCPPDQKIYIDLSFFNELHRLGAPGDFAQAYVIAHEVGHHVQNLLGVSDKVRRLQSQVGEAEANALSVMLELQADCYAGVWAYHANQQRQVLEPGDVEEGLRAAASIGDDRLLRMSGRAVQPESFTHGSSEQRAQWLRIGLTTGDCDECDTFARMTQ